Genomic window (Candidatus Methylomirabilota bacterium):
GACACCAGGCATCTTCACGGCGCAGAACTTTCCCATGCTGACCGAGCACCGCGCGGGCACCTGCGTCTTCAACGACGCCATGGTCGTCTCGTCGGGGACGGCGACGTGGGACAACTGCGCCATGCGCGTGCGCGCCACGGTCGTGAGCCGGCCCACCGACGGGCGCGCCATCCTGGACGCCGGCACGAAGGTGCTGACCTCCGACCAGTACGGCCAGAAGGGCTTCGGGCACGTCATGGAGTACCCGGAGGCCGTGGTCGCCAATCTCTCGGAGGAGCACGGCATCGTGGATCTCTCGGCCTGCGCCGAGCGCCCGAAGGTGGGCGAGATCGTCCACGTCGTGCCGAACCACTGCTGCGTCGTCAGCAACATGGTGGACGAGCTGTACGGCGTCCGCGGCGCGACGGTCGAGGTCGTCTGGCCGGTCGCCGCGCGCGGCCGCGTGCGCTAGGCCTACCATGACCGCGCGAGGGGCCGA
Coding sequences:
- a CDS encoding alanine racemase, with product KIGEVEVFVDAGVADDILLTFNILGRAKTDRLMALIKRAPALTVVLDNDVVAKELSEAGVRHGLDVRFLVECDTGFGRTGVQTPEAAFDLARLVARLPKMQFRGLMTFPNREPTTREFFERALGLFKGAGIPVPVVSGGGTPGIFTAQNFPMLTEHRAGTCVFNDAMVVSSGTATWDNCAMRVRATVVSRPTDGRAILDAGTKVLTSDQYGQKGFGHVMEYPEAVVANLSEEHGIVDLSACAERPKVGEIVHVVPNHCCVVSNMVDELYGVRGATVEVVWPVAARGRVR